Proteins encoded in a region of the bacterium genome:
- the cydB gene encoding cytochrome d ubiquinol oxidase subunit II, producing MGTFWFIVLAVLLVGYAVLDGFDIGVGALHLTVARNDAERRTVLNAIGPVWDANEVWLLGVGVGALLAFPRAFAVGFSGFYLPLMIVLWLLMGRGIALEFRHHIADPLWQGAWDVVFSVSSLLLAVLYGVAIGNIVTGVPIDEHGWFQGLFASLLNPYALVMGVFSLALLMLHGAYYLCVKTDGALHERAHLAAGRLWSIVAMLVVVLTVATFVLRPGLLGNYWAYPVWLLVPLAAGWCVVAMWRAHDRRRHGAAFLASSGLIAALLVATAVGAYPYLLRSRPFPERSLTVANAAASPAGLIAAAFWLIPGVVLILAYQIVAYRAFAGKVRLDGGAHY from the coding sequence ATGGGCACGTTCTGGTTCATAGTTCTCGCCGTGCTCCTCGTGGGATACGCCGTGCTCGACGGGTTTGACATCGGGGTCGGCGCACTGCACCTCACCGTCGCCCGCAACGACGCGGAGCGGCGGACCGTGCTCAACGCGATCGGCCCCGTCTGGGACGCCAACGAGGTCTGGCTGCTGGGCGTCGGCGTGGGCGCGCTGCTCGCGTTCCCGCGGGCGTTCGCCGTGGGATTCAGCGGCTTCTACCTGCCGCTGATGATCGTCCTGTGGCTGCTGATGGGGCGCGGGATCGCGCTCGAGTTCCGCCACCACATCGCGGATCCCCTGTGGCAGGGCGCCTGGGACGTCGTGTTTTCGGTGAGCAGCCTGCTGCTCGCGGTCCTGTACGGGGTCGCCATCGGCAACATCGTGACCGGTGTGCCCATCGACGAGCACGGGTGGTTCCAGGGGCTGTTCGCGTCGCTGCTGAACCCGTACGCGCTCGTCATGGGCGTGTTCAGCCTGGCGCTCCTCATGCTGCACGGGGCGTACTACCTGTGCGTGAAGACCGACGGGGCGCTGCACGAGCGCGCGCACCTCGCGGCGGGGCGCCTCTGGAGCATCGTGGCGATGCTGGTCGTCGTGCTGACGGTCGCGACGTTCGTGCTGCGGCCGGGGCTGCTCGGGAACTACTGGGCCTACCCCGTCTGGCTTCTCGTGCCGCTGGCCGCGGGGTGGTGTGTCGTGGCGATGTGGCGGGCCCACGACCGGCGGCGGCACGGCGCCGCGTTCCTCGCGTCCAGCGGATTGATCGCGGCGCTTCTCGTCGCGACCGCGGTCGGCGCCTATCCGTACCTCCTGCGTTCGCGCCCGTTCCCCGAGCGCAGCCTCACGGTGGCGAACGCCGCCGCGTCACCGGCCGGGCTGATCGCCGCGGCGTTCTGGCTGATCCCCGGCGTGGTGCTCATCCTGGCGTACCAGATCGTCGCGTACCGGGCGTTCGCGGGAAAGGTTCGGCTCGACGGCGGCGCGCACTACTGA
- a CDS encoding DUF885 family protein: MAAFTGWLDDFFAVYYRHRPVNATFAGVHDHDDRLPDYSSRGVDEAVAAMDALLAWLRNLPREPLSESEETDRRLAEGFLAIQRWEFESSHFHRGNPCVYTGEAIFGVIGLFLRPFAPLAERAEHAAARLSAVPALLDQGRRHLREAPAAWIDRAVRECTGAHRLLGEGIDLLLRDAGLAHPGLRAAAARASAAFAEFGHYLETDLRARATEGYACGGDALDLLLRHGHCLDENADQIAAYAEEQIASCESALAAGAGTFGARTPQEALGQLLDRHPSAEEYYARYADVWRRAREAALAHDLVTWPDHPLRYVPQPVWARGAAPFLYFLSYRSPAPFDRAPVVDYLVSPIEPEMPPAEQTRRLRAANDSVIKLNHVIHHGGLGHHVQNWNAYRAPSRIGQVAAVDCASRIAMFCGGTMAEGWACYATDLMDEIGFLEPLERYAQRHARLRQAARALVDVRLHQGAFSLDDAVACYRDRVGMTAEGARAEAVKNSMFPGAALMYLVGTDAIHALRRALSSRPGFTLRGFHDRFLSYGSIPVALIRERMLRAEDTRRGDGTG, encoded by the coding sequence GTGGCGGCGTTCACCGGCTGGCTCGACGACTTCTTCGCCGTCTATTACCGGCACCGTCCGGTCAACGCGACCTTCGCCGGCGTGCACGACCACGACGACCGGCTGCCCGACTACTCCTCGCGCGGCGTGGACGAGGCCGTCGCGGCCATGGATGCGCTGCTCGCGTGGCTGCGGAACCTGCCGCGGGAGCCGCTCAGCGAGAGTGAGGAGACCGACCGCCGGCTCGCCGAGGGCTTTCTCGCGATCCAGCGGTGGGAGTTCGAATCATCCCACTTCCATCGCGGGAACCCCTGCGTGTACACGGGGGAAGCGATCTTCGGCGTCATCGGGCTGTTCCTGCGGCCGTTCGCCCCGCTCGCCGAGCGCGCGGAACACGCCGCAGCCAGGCTGTCCGCGGTTCCGGCGCTGCTCGACCAGGGACGGCGACACCTGCGGGAGGCGCCGGCGGCCTGGATCGACCGCGCGGTGCGCGAGTGCACCGGCGCCCATCGCCTGCTCGGCGAGGGGATCGACCTGCTCCTGCGCGACGCGGGCCTGGCGCACCCGGGGCTTCGCGCGGCCGCAGCCCGCGCCTCGGCGGCGTTCGCCGAGTTCGGGCACTATCTGGAGACCGATCTCCGGGCGCGCGCGACCGAGGGCTACGCGTGCGGGGGCGACGCACTCGATCTTCTCCTCCGCCACGGGCATTGCCTCGATGAGAACGCGGACCAGATCGCGGCCTACGCGGAGGAACAGATCGCCTCCTGCGAGAGCGCGCTTGCCGCCGGCGCGGGCACGTTCGGCGCGCGGACGCCGCAGGAGGCGCTCGGGCAGCTCCTGGATCGCCATCCGTCCGCCGAGGAGTACTACGCGCGCTACGCGGACGTCTGGCGGCGGGCCCGCGAGGCGGCGCTGGCGCACGATCTCGTCACTTGGCCGGACCACCCGCTGCGCTACGTGCCTCAACCCGTCTGGGCGCGGGGGGCGGCCCCCTTCCTCTATTTCCTGTCCTACCGGTCCCCCGCGCCGTTCGACCGCGCGCCGGTCGTCGATTACCTCGTCTCGCCGATCGAGCCCGAAATGCCGCCCGCCGAACAAACCCGGCGGCTGCGCGCGGCCAACGACAGCGTCATCAAGCTCAACCACGTGATCCACCACGGCGGGCTCGGCCACCACGTGCAGAACTGGAACGCGTATCGCGCCCCGTCCCGGATCGGCCAGGTCGCCGCGGTGGACTGCGCCTCGCGGATCGCGATGTTCTGCGGCGGCACGATGGCCGAGGGATGGGCGTGCTACGCGACGGACCTGATGGACGAGATCGGTTTCCTCGAGCCTCTCGAGCGATACGCTCAGCGCCACGCGCGCCTCAGGCAGGCCGCCCGCGCGCTCGTCGACGTTCGCCTCCACCAGGGGGCCTTTTCCTTGGACGACGCGGTGGCGTGCTACCGCGATCGTGTCGGCATGACCGCCGAGGGGGCGCGCGCCGAGGCGGTCAAGAACAGCATGTTCCCGGGCGCCGCGCTCATGTACCTGGTCGGCACCGACGCGATCCACGCGCTCCGGCGCGCACTATCGTCCCGGCCGGGGTTCACGCTGCGGGGGTTCCACGATCGGTTCCTGTCGTACGGTTCCATCCCCGTCGCGCTGATCCGCGAACGCATGCTTCGCGCAGAGGACACGCGGCGCGGCGATGGGACCGGGTGA
- a CDS encoding ABC transporter permease → MSSDKTTVAPERLAAQRAGDAAAHHRPAVLVRRAGRSRSALVGGLCLLTIGLAVLLAPLISPYSPVTTNQRAPLAAPTAAHLMGTDRFGRDIFSRVLWGGRLSLLVGVVSVAIAATAGVTLGLLAGYHGRVTDTAIMRFVDVLLSFPSILLALAIIATLGSSLTNLMIAVGISAIPNYVRVTRGMVLSLKEREFVLAARVAGCPTYRIVTRHVLPNVVSPLIVLTTLGTAGAIITGSTLSFLGLGIQPPTPEWGNMLADGREFLANAWWVAFFPGLAIMLSVFAINLLGDGLHDVLDPHIRL, encoded by the coding sequence ATGAGTAGCGACAAGACCACCGTCGCCCCCGAACGCCTGGCGGCCCAACGCGCGGGGGATGCGGCGGCGCACCACAGGCCCGCGGTGCTCGTCAGACGTGCGGGCCGCAGCCGGAGTGCGCTCGTGGGCGGGCTGTGCCTGCTCACGATCGGCCTCGCCGTCCTGCTGGCCCCGTTGATCAGCCCGTACAGCCCCGTCACCACGAACCAGCGCGCCCCCCTCGCGGCGCCGACCGCGGCCCATCTCATGGGGACCGACCGATTCGGCCGAGACATCTTCTCGCGCGTGCTGTGGGGCGGGCGGCTCTCGTTGCTCGTCGGCGTCGTTTCGGTCGCGATCGCGGCCACGGCGGGCGTCACCCTCGGGCTGCTGGCCGGGTACCACGGACGGGTCACGGACACCGCCATCATGCGGTTCGTGGACGTCTTGCTGTCCTTCCCCAGCATTCTCCTCGCGCTGGCGATCATCGCGACGCTCGGCAGCAGCCTCACCAACCTCATGATCGCGGTCGGCATCTCCGCGATTCCCAACTACGTGCGCGTCACGCGCGGCATGGTCCTGAGCCTCAAGGAACGCGAGTTCGTCCTGGCCGCCAGAGTCGCGGGGTGTCCCACGTACCGGATTGTCACGCGCCACGTCCTCCCCAACGTCGTCTCGCCGTTGATCGTCCTGACCACGCTGGGGACCGCCGGCGCGATCATCACGGGATCGACGCTCAGCTTCCTGGGGCTCGGCATTCAACCGCCGACGCCCGAATGGGGCAACATGCTCGCCGACGGCCGGGAGTTCCTGGCGAACGCGTGGTGGGTCGCGTTCTTTCCCGGCCTCGCGATCATGCTGAGCGTGTTCGCGATCAACCTCCTCGGCGACGGCCTCCACGACGTGCTCGATCCGCACATTCGTCTCTAG